One stretch of Cottoperca gobio chromosome 18, fCotGob3.1, whole genome shotgun sequence DNA includes these proteins:
- the LOC115023950 gene encoding uncharacterized protein LOC115023950, with protein sequence MLTAIEGMRKEIRACSEPMAEAEVRISSTEDDVISLQDKVNTLEVKNTKLEDKVEDLEARSRLSNLRVVNLPEDAERGDACAFLDKWIPDVLVLAPLNSKCILERAHRIGQRRDANAPPRTLIMQFLNYKDRMVVTKAARAKQQILFKDQQVRFYPDLAAGVHKRQKMFDNVRQKLRILGIRYGMLLPARLLVTYKDKSHTFENPSAVENFIERIAREEGRNLWLRPAKGLIWANCVQEIISPSFTWLHVLLSPRRAAFRTLNVTVELALIG encoded by the exons ATGCTAACAGCAATAGAGGGGATGAGAAAGGAGATACGGGCATGCTCAGAACCAATGGCAGAGGCTGAAGTAAGAATCTCATCTACCGAGGACGACGTGATCTCCCTGCAAGATAAAGTGAACACGCTTGAAGTTAAAAACACGAAGCTAGAGGATAAAGTTGAAGACTTGGAGGCAAGATCCAGGTTATCTAATTTGAGAGTGGTGAACTTGCCAGAAGATGCTGAAAGAGGGGACGCTTGTGCTTTCCTCGACAAATGGATCCCAGACGTGTTAGTTTTGGCACCGCTAAATTCAAAGTGTATACTGGAGAGAGCTCACAGAATCGGCCAGAGGAGGGATGCAAATGCCCCACCAAGAACTTTGATCATGCAATTCCTAAACTACAAGGACAGGATGGTTGTAACGAAGGCAGCCAGGGCAAAACAACAGATCCTATTTAAAGACCAGCAGGTGAGATTCTATCCAGACTTGGCTGCAGGAGTGCACAAGCGGCAGAAGATGTTCGATAATGTCCGTCAGAAACTACGGATCCTGGGGATCCGGTATGGCATGCTATTGCCGGCTAGGCTCCTGGTGACCTACAAGGACAAGTCGCACACTTTTGAGAACCCGTCTGCTGTGGAGAACTTCATCGAGCGGATTGCAAGAGAGGAGGGACGTAACCTGTGGCTGCGACCGGCTAAAGGGCTAATATGGGCTAACTGTGTGCAG gaaatcatctcacctaGCTTCACGTGGCTGCACGTTCTCCTCAGTCCACGGCGTGCAGCATTcag AACTCTCAACGTGACAGTGGAGTTGGCACTGATTGGCTAA